A region of Paenibacillus sp. JNUCC-31 DNA encodes the following proteins:
- a CDS encoding ABC transporter ATP-binding protein — protein MWTLKRYLAPYKSAAILAPLLMVLEVAMDLLQPKLMSSIVDDGVLAGNLSHIVTTGIFMLLFALIGWIGGAGCTLFSSKAAVGYGTDLRQELFDHIQKFSFRNLDTFQEGSLITRLTSDITQMQTFVQMLLRMFIRSPMLIIGSIIMAFTISVKLALILILSVPILFIILYILISASYPLFASVQNKLDKVNAVLQENLAGIRVVKAFARARQEKKRFQQANEDYTHTAVKAWRIVSLNAPVLSLMLNATIVAVLWFGGFQVVGGDIAAGDLIAFINYVTVVLSSLTSIGMMMMSFSRAKVSATRINEVLHTQPDIQSGDDVSRKGAGQVEFRDVYFRYDGEHTLSGITLTARPGEKVALLGSTGSGKTSLVQLIPRLYDASQGEVLVNGVNVRNWDLQDLRSRVSIVLQESILFSGSIRDNIRFGRPDATEAELRAAAQAAAADDFIMNLKDGYDTELGQRGVNLSGGQKQRISIARALLMQPEVLILDDSTSAVDLRTEASIQKALHSLMKNSTTFLIAQRISSVKDADCIYVLDEGEIVASGTHEHLMAHSSLYQSIYYSQQRKEDVQFG, from the coding sequence TTGTGGACGTTAAAACGATACCTTGCCCCGTATAAGTCAGCGGCCATTCTTGCTCCGCTGCTCATGGTCCTTGAGGTTGCCATGGATCTGCTTCAACCCAAGCTGATGTCCAGCATTGTGGATGATGGTGTTCTTGCAGGGAACCTGTCCCACATCGTGACTACAGGTATATTTATGCTTCTTTTTGCGTTAATCGGATGGATTGGCGGTGCAGGATGTACGCTGTTTTCAAGCAAAGCTGCCGTTGGATATGGCACCGATCTGCGCCAGGAATTGTTTGATCATATCCAGAAGTTCTCGTTCCGTAATCTGGATACCTTCCAGGAGGGTTCGCTGATCACGCGACTGACGAGTGACATTACTCAGATGCAGACCTTTGTACAGATGCTTCTGCGTATGTTTATCCGTTCGCCGATGCTGATTATCGGCAGTATTATTATGGCGTTTACGATCAGTGTCAAACTGGCGCTCATTCTCATTTTGTCCGTGCCGATTCTGTTTATCATTTTATACATCCTGATCTCCGCTTCCTATCCGCTGTTCGCCAGCGTTCAGAACAAGCTCGACAAGGTGAACGCCGTTCTTCAGGAGAATCTTGCCGGCATTCGTGTCGTCAAAGCTTTTGCACGCGCACGGCAGGAGAAGAAGCGTTTCCAGCAAGCCAATGAAGATTATACCCATACGGCAGTGAAAGCCTGGCGCATCGTATCGCTGAATGCACCGGTATTAAGCCTGATGCTGAATGCGACCATTGTAGCGGTGCTGTGGTTTGGAGGTTTTCAGGTGGTCGGAGGCGATATTGCCGCCGGGGATTTGATTGCTTTTATCAACTACGTAACAGTTGTTCTCTCATCACTTACCTCAATCGGCATGATGATGATGAGCTTCTCCCGTGCCAAAGTGTCTGCAACACGCATCAACGAGGTGCTTCACACCCAGCCTGATATCCAATCGGGAGATGATGTGTCTCGTAAAGGAGCAGGTCAGGTGGAATTCAGGGACGTATATTTCCGCTATGATGGAGAACATACCCTCTCCGGAATTACGCTGACGGCTCGGCCGGGAGAAAAAGTGGCCTTGCTCGGCTCTACAGGATCAGGCAAAACCTCACTTGTACAGCTGATCCCCCGCTTGTATGATGCCTCACAGGGTGAAGTGCTCGTGAATGGAGTAAACGTGCGTAACTGGGATCTCCAGGATCTTCGCAGCCGTGTGTCCATCGTATTACAGGAGTCCATCCTGTTCAGTGGCAGCATTCGTGATAATATCCGCTTCGGCAGACCTGATGCAACGGAAGCCGAACTGCGTGCGGCAGCTCAAGCAGCGGCAGCTGATGATTTTATTATGAATTTGAAAGATGGGTATGACACGGAGCTGGGTCAGCGCGGGGTTAATCTCTCGGGTGGACAGAAACAGCGGATTTCTATTGCCCGTGCCCTGCTCATGCAACCGGAGGTTCTGATTCTGGACGACAGCACCAGTGCCGTTGATCTGCGTACCGAAGCAAGCATTCAGAAGGCGCTTCATTCACTAATGAAAAACAGCACCACCTTCCTGATTGCACAACGGATATCTTCCGTGAAGGATGCAGACTGTATTTATGTGCTTGATGAAGGCGAAATTGTGGCAAGTGGTACACATGAGCATCTCATGGCCCATTCGTCACTTTACCAATCCATCTATTATTCGCAGCAGCGGAAGGAGGATGTTCAATTTGGCTAA
- a CDS encoding MarR family winged helix-turn-helix transcriptional regulator, with translation MKSTRNERLMGQLSELVKLQRYKVHEKLVNHPELYPGQPPLLFQLEREDGQTQKQLAEQLRRAPATVTVMLKRMESSGFIRREADAKDLRSLRVYLTDQGRTALKELKEVFQELDHQAQKDFTPEESQLMSALVQRMVQNLREY, from the coding sequence ATGAAATCAACTCGAAATGAACGATTAATGGGCCAATTATCAGAACTCGTCAAGCTACAGCGTTACAAGGTTCATGAGAAGCTTGTTAACCACCCTGAGTTATATCCTGGACAACCGCCGCTGCTGTTCCAGCTTGAACGCGAAGATGGTCAGACCCAGAAACAACTGGCCGAACAGCTTCGCCGAGCCCCAGCAACGGTGACGGTAATGCTGAAACGTATGGAAAGCTCAGGGTTTATACGGCGTGAAGCTGATGCGAAGGATCTGCGCAGTCTGCGAGTCTATCTGACCGATCAGGGCCGTACTGCGCTTAAGGAACTGAAAGAAGTATTCCAGGAGCTTGATCACCAAGCCCAGAAAGATTTTACACCCGAGGAATCGCAGCTGATGTCGGCGCTCGTCCAGCGCATGGTTCAGAATCTGCGAGAATATTAA
- a CDS encoding NUDIX hydrolase, translating into MTQAGNSDQNPSDHQNHVNISEQQFLETYDAGEYERPSVTVDMLVFTIRSETQENYRKLAEPELQLLLIRRGGHPYLGQWALPGGFVSMQESLEDAARRELFTETGLDDIYLEQLYTWGDVHRDPRTRVISCSYMALVDSSELQLQAGDDASEADWFRMEQRLLEEKRHIHERGRVTERRVQLILTNGTEQLSAVIETKETLEGRVRSSNITVNEVQGIAFDHAKIIHYALERLRAKVEYTDIAFNLMPETFTLTALQKVYETISGKKLLAAAFRRKIADWVIETGEYTGKAGHRPSRLYRLNPERLVP; encoded by the coding sequence ATGACACAAGCAGGTAATTCTGATCAAAATCCATCAGATCATCAGAATCACGTGAATATAAGCGAACAACAGTTTCTTGAAACCTATGACGCAGGCGAATACGAACGCCCTTCCGTAACGGTGGATATGTTGGTATTTACAATACGAAGTGAAACGCAGGAGAACTATCGCAAGCTTGCAGAACCAGAACTCCAGTTGCTGCTAATCCGTCGGGGTGGTCATCCCTATTTGGGGCAGTGGGCACTTCCGGGTGGATTTGTTTCGATGCAGGAATCATTGGAAGATGCCGCTAGAAGAGAACTTTTTACGGAAACCGGACTGGATGATATTTATCTGGAGCAGCTGTATACCTGGGGGGATGTACATCGTGATCCACGTACGCGTGTAATCAGCTGTTCCTACATGGCGCTGGTCGACAGCAGCGAACTGCAGCTTCAGGCTGGCGATGATGCCAGCGAAGCAGACTGGTTTCGGATGGAACAGCGGCTTCTGGAGGAGAAACGTCATATCCATGAGCGTGGACGCGTGACGGAGCGCAGGGTGCAGTTGATTTTGACCAATGGAACAGAGCAATTGTCGGCTGTCATTGAGACGAAGGAAACGTTGGAAGGCAGAGTGCGCAGCAGCAATATCACGGTGAATGAGGTTCAAGGAATTGCTTTTGATCATGCAAAGATCATTCATTACGCGCTGGAACGTCTGCGGGCGAAGGTGGAGTATACGGATATTGCTTTTAATTTGATGCCAGAGACATTCACGCTGACCGCTCTTCAGAAAGTATACGAGACCATCAGTGGCAAAAAACTGCTGGCTGCCGCTTTCCGGCGCAAAATCGCCGATTGGGTCATCGAAACGGGGGAGTATACGGGGAAAGCCGGACATCGCCCATCCCGCTTATACAGACTGAACCCGGAAAGATTGGTTCCGTAG
- a CDS encoding NADAR family protein, producing MEKFTFFWRTASPFSQWHKADFTVNGVHYTSAEQYMMHQKALLFGDQITADKILKASSASVQKKLGRQVAGFDQTVWEAECKRIVYEGNEAKFTQNEQLLTMLLATRGTTLVEASPDDRIWGVGLAEEDPRIRNRRTWRGTNWLGEILTRLRENIGSDEDERATT from the coding sequence ATGGAGAAGTTTACATTTTTCTGGCGCACAGCGTCTCCGTTCTCACAGTGGCACAAGGCGGATTTTACCGTGAATGGCGTTCACTACACGAGTGCAGAGCAATATATGATGCACCAGAAAGCACTGCTGTTCGGCGATCAGATCACGGCAGATAAGATCCTGAAAGCAAGCTCCGCTTCCGTACAAAAAAAGCTGGGCAGACAGGTCGCAGGATTCGACCAAACTGTATGGGAAGCGGAGTGCAAACGAATTGTCTATGAGGGCAACGAAGCCAAATTCACCCAAAATGAACAACTGCTGACCATGCTGCTCGCCACCCGCGGCACGACGCTTGTGGAGGCAAGCCCGGATGACCGCATCTGGGGTGTTGGACTGGCGGAAGAAGACCCGCGCATTCGTAATAGAAGAACATGGCGGGGAACCAACTGGCTGGGTGAGATCCTCACCCGTCTTAGAGAAAATATAGGAAGTGATGAAGATGAACGAGCAACAACGTAA
- a CDS encoding TIGR02452 family protein produces the protein MNEQQRKNDFLNNNYSKTTGVNNTSVRSKRSRIAHQTLAILEEGEYVNGYDRRVQIGADLQRAIRDSVLYRPMELVALREKRAKEVVQLQSLAEAPVEASTVRIEVTGETTLAAASRLSVDEDREDVVCLNFASAKNPGGGFLGGSQAQEESLARATGLYPCIAQMSEMYDYNRKLRSCLYSDYMIYSPAVPVIRDDEDRLLGKYYLTSFITVPAVNAGVVRERGDADEQQIESVMKGRIRYILDVAALHGHRTIVLGAFGCGVFRNDPAKVATYFHDVLVGENFRYSFERIVFAVLDRTAGQKTFKAFEKRLAGM, from the coding sequence ATGAACGAGCAACAACGTAAGAACGATTTTCTGAACAACAATTACAGTAAAACAACAGGCGTTAATAACACGAGCGTACGTTCCAAACGATCCCGTATCGCCCATCAGACGCTGGCTATCCTGGAAGAAGGAGAATACGTGAACGGGTATGATCGCAGGGTTCAGATTGGTGCGGATTTACAGCGAGCGATCCGGGATTCGGTATTATACCGCCCGATGGAGCTTGTCGCTCTTCGAGAAAAGAGAGCTAAAGAAGTGGTACAATTGCAATCTTTGGCCGAAGCTCCTGTCGAAGCTTCAACCGTTCGCATTGAGGTTACGGGCGAGACTACACTCGCAGCAGCTTCACGCCTTTCTGTGGATGAAGACAGGGAAGATGTCGTTTGCCTGAACTTTGCATCAGCGAAAAACCCTGGCGGCGGCTTCCTGGGAGGCAGTCAGGCACAGGAGGAAAGCTTGGCCCGGGCTACGGGGCTGTATCCATGTATCGCCCAAATGAGTGAAATGTATGATTACAATCGCAAGCTGAGATCCTGTTTGTACTCGGATTACATGATCTATTCGCCTGCTGTTCCGGTGATTCGTGATGACGAGGATCGGCTGCTGGGCAAATATTATCTGACGTCATTCATCACAGTGCCTGCTGTAAATGCAGGAGTGGTGAGAGAGCGGGGAGATGCCGATGAGCAGCAGATTGAGTCCGTCATGAAAGGGCGCATTCGCTATATTCTGGACGTGGCTGCGCTGCATGGACATCGAACCATCGTACTAGGTGCATTCGGCTGTGGAGTGTTTAGAAATGATCCGGCGAAGGTAGCGACGTATTTTCATGATGTATTGGTGGGAGAGAACTTCAGGTATTCCTTTGAACGAATCGTATTTGCCGTATTGGACCGGACAGCAGGACAGAAAACGTTCAAGGCATTTGAGAAACGTTTGGCTGGTATGTGA
- a CDS encoding macro domain-containing protein has translation MKFREIQQDLFAMDDSYTLAHCISADARMGAGIAVQFRQRFGLEVLQEQAQQEPLEIGQCYRVGRTLNLVTKAKFSNKPTYQSFTRAVESMRDICVSDGLNQLAMPQIGCGLDRLKWDKVRGIIQDTFAETDVEIVVCTL, from the coding sequence ATGAAGTTTCGCGAGATACAGCAGGATTTGTTTGCTATGGATGACAGTTACACGCTTGCACACTGTATTTCCGCAGATGCCCGCATGGGTGCAGGAATTGCTGTGCAGTTTCGGCAGCGATTTGGATTGGAGGTTCTCCAGGAACAGGCGCAGCAGGAGCCGCTTGAGATCGGACAGTGTTACCGGGTAGGACGGACACTGAATCTGGTCACCAAGGCCAAGTTCTCGAACAAACCGACCTATCAGTCGTTCACTCGTGCGGTGGAATCCATGCGTGATATCTGCGTTAGTGACGGGCTTAACCAATTGGCTATGCCACAGATTGGCTGCGGACTGGACAGGTTGAAGTGGGATAAGGTGAGGGGCATTATTCAGGATACTTTTGCCGAAACGGATGTTGAGATTGTTGTTTGTACCTTGTGA
- a CDS encoding iron-hydroxamate ABC transporter substrate-binding protein, with protein sequence MLKKNLMLVVSICLVLVLAACGNAKDSSSTSEGSTTDASNAAQDTHSASGEQRIASMSIHLTNDLLSLGITPVGSVIGGEAKGFLSHVADRLQNTTPLGPVKDPDMEALLALKPDVIYLDEEFSGDDIAKFEKIAPVHVFNLDDGTWRDHLKDIGKLVNREKEAEQYIQDYATETEEVKSLIHDTIGDGTVMAIRVTAKELRVFSTRRPMGPILYEDLGLTPAKGIKEIDSSKPYQVVSREVLPDFDADAIFVVVNSDDEAQNMFKELENNPIWQGLKAVKAGHVYPIGAQPWLDYSSIGNKMAMDEAKEMFSKK encoded by the coding sequence ATGTTAAAGAAAAACCTTATGCTCGTCGTGAGCATCTGTCTGGTGCTTGTACTTGCAGCCTGCGGGAACGCCAAGGATTCATCCTCTACGTCGGAAGGTTCTACTACGGACGCTTCGAACGCTGCACAAGACACCCATTCAGCTTCCGGTGAACAACGCATCGCATCCATGTCGATCCATCTGACCAATGACCTGCTGTCTCTCGGCATTACGCCCGTTGGTTCGGTGATCGGCGGGGAAGCCAAAGGTTTCCTGTCCCATGTGGCTGACCGTCTTCAAAATACAACGCCGCTCGGTCCCGTGAAGGACCCGGATATGGAAGCCTTGCTTGCTCTGAAACCGGATGTCATCTATCTGGACGAAGAATTCTCCGGTGATGATATTGCCAAATTCGAAAAAATTGCCCCTGTACACGTCTTCAATCTGGATGATGGCACTTGGCGCGACCATCTGAAAGACATTGGTAAACTGGTGAACCGTGAAAAAGAAGCCGAGCAATACATTCAGGATTATGCGACTGAAACGGAAGAAGTGAAATCCCTGATTCATGATACAATCGGTGATGGCACCGTAATGGCTATCCGTGTTACCGCCAAAGAATTGCGTGTATTCAGTACACGCCGTCCTATGGGTCCGATTTTGTATGAAGATCTGGGGTTGACCCCCGCCAAAGGCATTAAGGAAATCGATTCGTCCAAGCCCTATCAGGTGGTTTCCCGTGAAGTGCTGCCAGACTTTGATGCAGATGCGATCTTCGTTGTTGTGAACTCGGATGATGAAGCCCAGAACATGTTCAAAGAACTGGAAAACAATCCGATCTGGCAAGGACTAAAGGCGGTCAAAGCTGGCCATGTCTATCCTATAGGCGCTCAACCTTGGCTGGATTATTCTTCAATCGGCAATAAAATGGCTATGGATGAAGCCAAAGAAATGTTCTCCAAGAAATAA
- a CDS encoding FecCD family ABC transporter permease: MNTNAPSRGKRSIAVSVTLLCIACAVIVISLNSGTIRLSPIAVLQTLLGYGTPDDQIVLFDYRLPRILVTVLAGAGLGVAGAALQGITRNPLADPGILGLHAGAAFGLMVFVSFSHSMNGSVALLIPLFAFAGSVAAALIIMLLSYDRHNGVSPIKLILVGIAVAAGFHALTLYLSLRLDEDTYSFAARWLAGSVWGRDWVHVQALLPWIVLCISYIWSRSKTLDAFNLGDAAATSIGTPVRSQRVILLLCTVALSAVSVSMAGGIGFIGLAAPHLARRLVGPMHRHLIPAAGLIGMVILVAADTVGRTIFQPNAIPAGVVVAAIGAPYFLYLLVRTK; encoded by the coding sequence ATGAACACCAATGCACCTTCAAGAGGCAAACGTTCCATAGCGGTCAGCGTTACACTGCTCTGCATCGCCTGTGCCGTTATCGTGATCAGCCTCAACTCGGGAACAATTCGCCTGTCACCAATAGCTGTGCTTCAAACCCTGCTTGGCTATGGTACGCCGGATGATCAGATTGTATTGTTCGACTATCGGCTGCCACGCATTCTCGTTACTGTACTCGCTGGAGCGGGACTCGGTGTTGCCGGTGCTGCACTGCAAGGCATTACACGCAATCCCTTGGCCGATCCGGGCATCCTCGGTTTGCATGCAGGAGCGGCTTTTGGGTTGATGGTATTTGTAAGCTTCTCCCATTCCATGAATGGCTCGGTTGCCTTGCTGATTCCGTTGTTTGCTTTTGCAGGCAGTGTCGCCGCGGCGTTGATTATTATGCTGCTATCCTATGACCGACATAACGGAGTATCCCCCATTAAGCTTATTCTGGTGGGCATTGCCGTAGCAGCCGGTTTCCATGCCCTGACGCTCTATCTATCCCTGCGTTTGGATGAAGACACCTATTCCTTCGCCGCCCGCTGGCTGGCAGGCAGCGTCTGGGGCAGGGACTGGGTTCATGTTCAGGCACTGCTTCCATGGATTGTACTGTGCATCTCGTACATATGGAGCCGCTCCAAAACGCTGGATGCCTTCAATCTGGGAGATGCTGCCGCGACCAGTATTGGTACACCCGTCAGATCCCAACGTGTGATTTTGCTATTGTGTACAGTAGCCTTATCTGCCGTCAGTGTGTCCATGGCCGGCGGGATCGGATTCATTGGTCTGGCGGCGCCGCATCTGGCCCGCAGACTGGTTGGCCCGATGCATCGCCATCTGATCCCGGCCGCTGGACTCATCGGCATGGTGATCCTGGTCGCCGCCGATACGGTCGGGCGAACGATCTTTCAACCCAATGCCATTCCGGCAGGCGTCGTGGTCGCGGCGATAGGCGCACCTTACTTTTTATACCTGCTGGTACGAACCAAGTAA
- a CDS encoding FecCD family ABC transporter permease has protein sequence MFLAAIAALLLSMFVAISLGAKGLTLETVWTAIFQYNPALTPHQIIHELRLPRVIAAAVIGAAFAVAGALMQGITRNPLADTGILGINAGATFVVALSFAFWPGLPYGWIMLLSFAGAVLGTLLIFLLGMAAPGGLTSMRLTVAGAVIAAMLSSLSTGVAIYFDLSQDLAFWYAGGFGGIEWRHLKLILPVLLVTLMLTLPMARRISLMSLGEEVAINLGINLRWTRLFALTAVVVLAGVSVSAVGSIGFVGLVIPHISRKLVGVDYRLIIPMSSLLGAVLLVLADLGSRIVNPPQELAVGIMVAFVGVPFFLYLARKERRAL, from the coding sequence ATGTTTTTGGCGGCCATTGCCGCACTGCTGCTTAGTATGTTTGTCGCCATTTCTCTTGGTGCCAAGGGACTAACACTGGAGACCGTATGGACTGCCATATTTCAGTACAACCCGGCTTTGACGCCACATCAGATTATTCACGAGCTGCGGCTGCCACGTGTCATTGCTGCTGCTGTCATTGGCGCAGCCTTTGCTGTAGCCGGGGCGCTCATGCAAGGAATCACACGCAATCCGCTGGCAGACACCGGCATTCTGGGGATCAATGCAGGCGCTACCTTTGTCGTGGCGCTTAGCTTCGCCTTCTGGCCGGGATTGCCTTACGGCTGGATCATGCTCCTCTCATTTGCAGGGGCTGTGCTTGGCACGCTGCTCATTTTCCTGCTGGGTATGGCGGCCCCCGGAGGTCTGACCTCCATGAGGCTTACTGTTGCGGGTGCCGTTATTGCAGCTATGCTGAGTTCGCTCAGCACCGGTGTCGCCATCTATTTTGATCTGAGCCAGGATTTGGCCTTCTGGTATGCGGGTGGTTTCGGGGGAATTGAATGGCGGCATCTGAAGCTGATTCTGCCTGTTCTGCTCGTTACTCTGATGCTCACTTTGCCTATGGCCCGTCGGATATCTCTCATGTCGCTTGGAGAAGAAGTTGCGATTAATCTCGGAATCAACCTCCGCTGGACCAGGCTGTTTGCCTTGACGGCGGTAGTTGTACTGGCTGGCGTATCCGTTTCTGCTGTAGGCTCGATCGGCTTTGTTGGACTGGTCATTCCACATATTTCCCGCAAATTGGTTGGCGTGGATTATCGACTCATCATTCCGATGTCCTCCCTGCTCGGAGCCGTCCTGCTCGTGCTCGCCGATCTGGGATCACGTATTGTGAACCCGCCTCAGGAACTGGCAGTAGGCATTATGGTCGCCTTTGTCGGTGTACCCTTCTTCCTCTATCTGGCCCGGAAAGAAAGGAGGGCTCTGTAG